A single region of the Prevotella sp. HUN102 genome encodes:
- the rpsU gene encoding 30S ribosomal protein S21 yields the protein MIIVPVKDGENIERALKKFKRKFEKTGVVKELRARQQFDKPSVKKRLKMERAVYVQHLRDAEE from the coding sequence ATGATTATTGTACCAGTAAAGGATGGCGAGAACATCGAAAGAGCGCTCAAGAAGTTTAAGAGAAAGTTTGAAAAGACAGGTGTTGTGAAGGAGCTTCGCGCTCGTCAGCAGTTCGACAAACCTTCTGTTAAGAAGCGCTTGAAGATGGAGCGTGCCGTTTACGTACAGCATCTTCGTGACGCAGAAGAGTAA
- the xerC gene encoding tyrosine recombinase XerC, with product MLTIEGFLNYLRDERNYSPMTLQSYGEDLKEFELFFRNVENQISWETVDSDVIRAWMEAMMDRGNAATSVNRRLSTLRSFYKYALRRKLVNRDPAHKLQGPKKKKPLPQFLKESEMDRLLDLKMWGDEYIDVLARTLIITFYSTGMRLSELTGLDDKDVNLITREVKVTGKRGKQRIIPFGDELFEAIESYRQKRDEDIGKQSEALFLTEKGMRMTGNLVRKLVKMSLSRVSTLKKKTPHVLRHTFATAMLNHEAGLESVKKLLGHESLSTTEIYTHTTFEQLKKVYKDAHPRA from the coding sequence GTGCTGACGATTGAAGGATTCTTGAACTATCTGCGGGACGAGCGGAATTATTCGCCTATGACCTTGCAGAGCTACGGGGAAGACTTGAAAGAGTTTGAACTTTTTTTCAGGAATGTCGAAAATCAAATCTCTTGGGAGACTGTCGATTCGGATGTAATCCGAGCGTGGATGGAAGCGATGATGGACAGAGGCAATGCCGCCACGTCTGTGAACAGGAGGCTCAGTACCCTGCGGTCATTCTACAAGTACGCATTAAGAAGGAAACTCGTAAATCGGGATCCTGCCCACAAACTGCAAGGACCTAAAAAGAAAAAGCCATTGCCTCAGTTCCTGAAGGAATCTGAAATGGATCGGCTCTTGGATCTGAAGATGTGGGGCGATGAATATATAGATGTTCTTGCGCGTACATTAATAATAACATTCTACTCGACAGGAATGCGACTTTCGGAATTGACCGGGTTGGACGATAAGGATGTAAATCTCATCACTCGGGAAGTCAAGGTTACGGGCAAGAGAGGCAAGCAACGGATTATTCCTTTCGGCGATGAACTCTTCGAGGCAATCGAGTCTTACAGGCAGAAGCGCGATGAAGATATAGGGAAGCAGTCGGAAGCATTGTTCCTTACTGAAAAGGGAATGCGTATGACGGGGAATCTTGTGAGGAAGCTGGTAAAGATGAGTCTTTCCAGAGTTTCTACATTGAAGAAGAAAACCCCCCACGTGCTTCGCCACACATTCGCCACGGCAATGCTCAATCACGAGGCTGGTTTGGAAAGTGTGAAAAAGCTGCTCGGACACGAGAGTCTCTCCACGACGGAGATTTATACTCACACCACCTTTGAGCAGTTGAAGAAAGTCTATAAAGATGCCCACCCAAGGGCTTAA
- the hpf gene encoding ribosome hibernation-promoting factor, HPF/YfiA family produces the protein MEIKIQSIHFDATDQLKAFINKKAEKLEKSYEDIQKVEVQLKVEKPATALNKTTSITVAVPGNTLFVEKTCDTFEEGIDQCLDAMKVQLTKVKEKQRKH, from the coding sequence ATGGAAATCAAGATTCAGTCGATTCATTTCGATGCTACCGATCAGTTGAAAGCCTTTATCAACAAGAAGGCTGAGAAATTAGAAAAGTCTTACGAAGACATCCAGAAAGTAGAGGTGCAATTAAAAGTTGAGAAACCGGCTACGGCATTAAATAAAACAACAAGTATCACGGTTGCAGTTCCGGGTAACACATTGTTTGTGGAAAAAACCTGCGACACCTTCGAGGAAGGAATAGACCAGTGCTTGGATGCTATGAAGGTTCAGCTCACTAAGGTAAAGGAAAAACAAAGAAAACATTAA
- the tuf gene encoding elongation factor Tu, with product MAKETFQRTKPHVNIGTIGHVDHGKTTLTAAISKTLHDKGFGGEEAKSFDQIDNAPEEKERGITINSSHIEYETANRHYAHVDCPGHADYVKNMVTGAAQMDGAILVCAATDGPMPQTREHVLLARQVNVPRLVVFLNKCDMVDDEEMLELVEMELVEILTQYEYEEDTPIIRGSALGGLNGVEKWADKIMELMDTVDNWIQEPPRATDKPFLMPIEDVFSITGRGTVATGRIETGVIHVGDEVELLGLGEDKKSTVTGVEMFRKLLDEGQAGDNVGLLLRGIDKAEIKRGMVLCHPGQIKPFKKFKATVYVLKKEEGGRHTPFGNKYRPQFYLRTMDCTGEITLPEGVEMVMPGDNVEINVELIYAVALNPGLRFAIREGGRTVGSGQITEVFED from the coding sequence ATGGCTAAAGAGACATTCCAGCGTACCAAGCCGCATGTTAACATTGGTACTATCGGTCACGTAGACCACGGTAAGACTACTTTGACAGCTGCTATTTCAAAGACTCTTCACGATAAGGGTTTCGGTGGCGAAGAAGCTAAGTCTTTCGATCAGATTGATAACGCTCCTGAAGAAAAAGAGCGTGGTATTACTATCAACTCTTCACACATTGAGTACGAAACAGCTAATCGTCACTATGCACACGTAGACTGTCCGGGTCACGCTGACTATGTGAAGAACATGGTTACTGGTGCTGCTCAGATGGACGGTGCAATCTTGGTTTGTGCTGCTACTGACGGTCCTATGCCACAGACTCGTGAGCACGTATTGCTCGCTCGTCAGGTAAACGTACCTCGTTTGGTTGTTTTCTTGAACAAGTGCGATATGGTTGACGACGAGGAAATGCTCGAGCTCGTAGAAATGGAGCTTGTAGAAATCCTTACACAGTACGAATACGAAGAAGATACTCCTATCATTCGCGGTTCTGCTCTCGGTGGTTTGAACGGTGTTGAGAAGTGGGCTGACAAGATTATGGAACTTATGGATACAGTTGATAACTGGATTCAGGAGCCTCCACGCGCTACTGATAAGCCATTCTTGATGCCTATCGAGGACGTATTCTCAATCACAGGTCGTGGTACTGTTGCTACTGGTCGTATCGAGACTGGTGTTATCCACGTAGGTGATGAAGTTGAACTGCTCGGTCTCGGCGAAGACAAGAAGTCTACTGTAACAGGTGTTGAAATGTTCCGTAAGCTCCTTGATGAAGGTCAGGCTGGTGATAACGTAGGTTTGCTCCTCCGTGGTATCGATAAGGCTGAAATCAAGCGTGGTATGGTACTTTGCCACCCAGGTCAGATTAAGCCATTTAAGAAGTTCAAGGCTACAGTTTACGTGTTGAAGAAGGAAGAAGGTGGTCGTCATACTCCATTCGGTAACAAGTATCGTCCACAGTTCTATCTCCGTACAATGGACTGTACAGGTGAAATCACATTGCCAGAAGGCGTAGAAATGGTTATGCCGGGCGATAACGTAGAAATCAACGTTGAGCTTATCTACGCTGTTGCTTTGAACCCAGGTCTCCGTTTCGCTATCCGTGAAGGTGGTCGTACAGTAGGTTCTGGTCAGATTACAGAAGTATTCGAAGATTAA
- the secE gene encoding preprotein translocase subunit SecE, with the protein MFKKFINYCKACYDELAHKTTWPTRAELTHSAMVVLSASLVIAAVVFVFDFIFQHAMDFVYPG; encoded by the coding sequence ATGTTTAAGAAGTTCATTAATTACTGCAAGGCTTGTTACGACGAACTTGCGCATAAAACTACTTGGCCGACACGTGCTGAACTTACACATAGTGCAATGGTTGTATTATCTGCTTCCCTAGTCATTGCTGCTGTTGTGTTTGTTTTTGATTTTATATTCCAGCACGCTATGGATTTCGTTTATCCGGGTTAA
- the nusG gene encoding transcription termination/antitermination protein NusG produces the protein MADTNKKWYVLRAISGKEAKVKEYIDAELRQNAKLAERVFEVLLPKESHASLRNGKRIVTEKLSLPGYVLIQANMNSETASVLRFMPNVLGFLGGMSEPTPVRQAEVNRLLGNVEETELEDIQDIPYTVGESVKVTDGPFSGFHGIIEEVNAEKHKLKVMVMIFGRQNPLELSFMQVAKEE, from the coding sequence ATGGCAGATACAAATAAGAAATGGTATGTCCTTCGTGCAATAAGTGGTAAGGAGGCAAAGGTGAAAGAATACATCGATGCTGAACTGCGACAGAATGCGAAGCTTGCTGAGCGTGTCTTTGAGGTTTTATTACCGAAGGAAAGTCACGCATCTTTGCGTAATGGAAAGCGCATAGTTACTGAGAAGCTGAGTCTTCCCGGTTATGTGCTTATTCAGGCCAATATGAATTCGGAAACCGCTTCGGTGCTCCGGTTTATGCCTAATGTTCTGGGATTTCTAGGTGGAATGTCTGAACCTACTCCTGTTCGTCAGGCTGAGGTTAATCGCCTTCTTGGTAATGTTGAAGAAACTGAATTGGAAGATATTCAGGATATTCCTTACACAGTTGGCGAGTCTGTTAAGGTTACTGACGGTCCTTTCAGTGGTTTCCACGGTATCATCGAAGAGGTGAATGCCGAGAAGCACAAGCTGAAGGTGATGGTTATGATTTTCGGACGTCAGAATCCACTCGAGCTAAGTTTTATGCAAGTCGCAAAAGAAGAGTAA
- the rplK gene encoding 50S ribosomal protein L11, whose product MAKEVAGLIKLQIKGGAANPSPPVGPALGSKGINIMGFCKEFNARTQDKAGKVLPVVITYYNDKSFSFIIKTPPAAVQLMEAAKIKSGSGEPNRKKVASVTWEQVKTIAEDKMADLNCFTVESAMKLIAGTARSMGITVKGDFPG is encoded by the coding sequence ATGGCTAAAGAAGTAGCTGGATTAATCAAATTACAGATTAAAGGTGGCGCTGCAAATCCTTCCCCTCCCGTAGGTCCTGCATTGGGTTCTAAGGGTATCAACATTATGGGTTTTTGCAAGGAGTTCAACGCCCGTACCCAGGATAAGGCTGGTAAAGTATTGCCAGTTGTCATCACTTACTACAACGATAAGTCGTTCAGCTTTATAATCAAAACTCCTCCAGCAGCAGTGCAGTTGATGGAAGCAGCCAAGATTAAGAGTGGTTCTGGCGAGCCTAACCGCAAGAAAGTTGCATCAGTAACTTGGGAGCAGGTCAAGACTATTGCAGAAGATAAAATGGCAGATCTCAACTGTTTTACAGTAGAGAGCGCAATGAAGCTTATCGCTGGTACAGCACGTAGTATGGGTATTACCGTAAAGGGTGACTTCCCCGGTTAA
- the rplA gene encoding 50S ribosomal protein L1: protein MSKLTKNQKSVAEKVELGKAYTLQEASSLVKEITTTKFDASLDIDIRLGVDPRKANQMVRGVCTLPNGTGKTTRVLCLCTPDQEAAAKEAGADYVGLDEYIEKIKGGWTEIDVIITMPSCMGKVGPLGRVLGPRGLMPNPKSGTVTMDVAKAVKDVKSGKIDFKVDKAGIIHTSIGRVSMTPEQICGNAKEFISTVVKLKPAAAKGTYIKSIFISSTMSKGIKIDPKSAE, encoded by the coding sequence ATGAGTAAACTGACAAAAAATCAGAAATCAGTAGCTGAGAAGGTTGAACTAGGAAAGGCATACACTTTACAGGAGGCATCATCACTTGTTAAGGAAATTACCACAACAAAGTTTGACGCTTCACTTGATATCGATATTCGTCTCGGCGTAGACCCACGCAAGGCTAACCAAATGGTTCGCGGCGTGTGTACTTTGCCAAACGGTACCGGTAAGACAACACGTGTGCTTTGCCTCTGTACACCTGATCAGGAAGCTGCCGCTAAGGAAGCTGGTGCTGATTACGTTGGTCTTGACGAATACATCGAAAAGATCAAAGGAGGATGGACAGAAATTGATGTAATCATCACGATGCCATCTTGTATGGGTAAAGTTGGTCCTTTGGGACGTGTACTCGGTCCACGCGGTTTGATGCCAAACCCTAAGAGTGGTACTGTAACAATGGATGTTGCTAAGGCAGTCAAGGACGTTAAGTCTGGTAAGATTGACTTCAAGGTAGATAAGGCTGGTATTATTCACACATCAATCGGTCGTGTAAGTATGACGCCTGAGCAGATTTGCGGTAATGCAAAAGAGTTCATTTCTACTGTTGTTAAATTGAAACCTGCTGCAGCTAAAGGTACATATATCAAGAGTATCTTTATTTCTAGCACAATGAGTAAGGGTATCAAGATTGATCCTAAATCAGCTGAATAA
- the rplJ gene encoding 50S ribosomal protein L10, producing the protein MKKEVKDTIIAELGAKLKEYPHFYLVDVTGLNAEATSNLRRKCFKSEIKMVVVKNNLLHKAFIASDIDFEPMYGSLKGNTAVMFTQTANVPAKLLKEYKKEGIPALKAAYAEESIFIGADKLEELAALKSKNELIGDVLALLQSPAKNVVSALQSGANTIHGVLKTLGERPE; encoded by the coding sequence ATGAAGAAAGAAGTAAAAGATACAATTATCGCTGAACTCGGAGCGAAACTGAAAGAATATCCTCATTTCTACCTTGTAGACGTTACAGGTTTGAATGCAGAGGCTACCAGCAACCTCCGTCGTAAGTGCTTCAAGAGCGAAATTAAAATGGTTGTTGTGAAGAACAATCTTCTCCACAAGGCATTCATCGCATCTGATATTGATTTTGAACCTATGTACGGTTCTTTGAAAGGCAATACTGCTGTTATGTTCACACAGACAGCTAACGTGCCTGCAAAACTCCTGAAGGAATATAAGAAGGAAGGCATTCCTGCACTCAAGGCTGCATACGCTGAAGAGTCTATTTTCATCGGAGCTGACAAACTCGAAGAACTGGCAGCACTCAAGAGCAAGAACGAACTTATCGGCGACGTTTTGGCATTGCTGCAGTCTCCGGCAAAGAACGTTGTTTCTGCTCTACAATCTGGCGCAAACACCATCCACGGTGTGCTCAAGACTTTAGGCGAGCGTCCTGAATAA
- the rplL gene encoding 50S ribosomal protein L7/L12 yields MADIKAIAEELVNLTVKEVNELATVLKDEYGIEPAAAAVAVAGPAAGAAAGGEAAAEKTDFDVVLTDAGASKLKVVKVVKEACGLGLKEAKDLVDGAPSTLKEGVAKDEAENLKKLIEAEGAKVELK; encoded by the coding sequence ATGGCAGATATTAAAGCTATTGCAGAAGAGTTGGTAAACCTCACTGTTAAGGAAGTAAACGAGTTGGCAACAGTCCTCAAGGACGAGTACGGAATTGAACCTGCTGCTGCGGCAGTTGCAGTTGCTGGTCCTGCAGCCGGTGCTGCTGCTGGTGGTGAAGCTGCTGCTGAGAAGACTGACTTCGACGTAGTTCTCACAGACGCTGGTGCAAGCAAACTCAAGGTTGTTAAGGTAGTTAAGGAAGCTTGTGGTCTTGGCTTGAAGGAAGCTAAGGACCTCGTTGACGGCGCACCTTCTACATTGAAGGAAGGCGTTGCTAAGGACGAAGCTGAAAACTTGAAGAAGCTCATCGAAGCTGAAGGTGCTAAGGTTGAGTTGAAGTAA
- the rpoB gene encoding DNA-directed RNA polymerase subunit beta, translating to MATENKPRVNFASVQSPYPYPDFLDLQLKSFKDFLQLDTPPEERKNDGLYKVFVENFPITDTRNNFVLEFLDYYIDPPRYTIDECLERGLTYSVPLKAKMKLYCTDPDHEDFGTFIQDVFLGTIPYMSSNGSFIINGAERVVVSQLHRSPGVFFGQGVHANGTVLYSARIIPFKGSWIEFATDINNVMYAYIDRKKKLPVTTMLRAIGYETDKDILQLFDLCEEVKVNKKNIKAVLGRKLAGNVMKSWNEDFVDEDTGELVSIERNEVVIDRETEITEDNIDIILESGVSSILLHKDEDAANKFSIIFNTLAKDPSHSEIEAVNYIYRQLRNADAADDASAREVFQNLFFSDKRYDLGEVGRYRINKKLGLDTDMDTRVLTKDDIVEIIKYLINLINSNATVDDIDHLSNRRVRTVGEQLANQFSIGLARMSRTIRERMNVRDNEVFQPTDLINAKTISSVINSFFGTNPLSQFMDQTNPLAEVTHKRRLSALGPGGLSRERAGFEVRDVHYTHYGRLCPIESPEGPNIGLISSLCLYAKINDLGFIVTPYRNVADSKVDLANENVVYLTAEEEEDKLIGQGNAPLNPDGTFIRTFVKCRQDADYPVVAPGEVDLMDVAPQQIASVSAGLIPFLEHDDGHRALMGCNMMRQAVPLLHNDAPIVGTGLEKQVCEDSRTMITAEGDGVIEYVDATTIRILYDRTEDEEFVSFEPALKEYRIPKFRRTNQNMVVDLRPICDKGQRVKAGDILTEGYATENGELALGRNLLVAYMPWKGYNYEDAVVLSERMVREDVLTSVHVDEYSLEVRETKRGVEEFTNDIPNVSEEATKDLDENGVIRIGARVEPGDIMIGKISPKGESDPSPEEKLLRAIFGDKAGDVKDSSLKANPSLSGVVIDKKLFARAIKTRESKRQDKAILQKIDEEHEAKINDLKDILVDKLLSLTEDKVSQGIKDYSNAEIITKGSKFTVAALKNLDYEGIQSSGWTENEHTNFLIQQLIMNFIRKYKQMDAELKRKKFAITIGDELPSGVLQMAKVYIAKKRKIQVGDKLAGRHGNKGIVSKVVRTEDMPFLEDGRPVDLVLNPLGVPSRMNLGQIFEAILGAAGRTLGVKFATPIFDGAKLDDLKEWTDKAGLPRLCSTYMYDGETGEKFDQPATVGVTYFLKLGHMVEDKMHARSIGPYSLITQQPLGGKAQFGGQRFGEMEVWAIEAFGASHVLQEILTIKSDDVVGRSKAYEAIVKGEPMPTPGIPESLNVLLHELRGLGLSIKLD from the coding sequence ATGGCAACAGAGAATAAACCCAGAGTAAACTTCGCCAGTGTGCAAAGTCCGTACCCTTATCCGGATTTTCTTGATTTGCAGTTGAAATCGTTCAAGGATTTCTTGCAGTTGGATACACCGCCTGAAGAACGCAAGAATGACGGTTTGTATAAGGTTTTCGTTGAGAATTTCCCTATCACCGATACGCGTAATAATTTCGTTCTTGAGTTCTTGGATTACTATATTGATCCGCCACGCTATACCATTGATGAATGCTTGGAGCGTGGGCTGACTTATAGCGTACCTTTGAAGGCTAAGATGAAACTGTACTGCACGGATCCGGATCACGAGGATTTCGGTACATTTATTCAGGACGTATTCCTTGGCACTATCCCGTATATGTCAAGCAATGGTTCCTTTATTATTAATGGTGCTGAACGTGTAGTTGTTTCACAGTTGCACCGTTCTCCCGGTGTGTTCTTCGGTCAGGGTGTACATGCTAATGGTACCGTACTTTACAGTGCGCGTATTATTCCTTTCAAGGGTTCTTGGATTGAGTTTGCAACCGACATCAACAATGTGATGTATGCTTACATTGACCGTAAGAAGAAGTTGCCGGTAACCACGATGCTTCGTGCGATTGGTTACGAAACAGATAAGGACATTCTCCAGTTGTTCGACCTTTGTGAAGAAGTAAAGGTAAATAAGAAGAACATCAAGGCAGTTCTCGGTAGAAAACTTGCCGGTAATGTGATGAAGAGCTGGAACGAGGACTTCGTTGATGAAGATACTGGCGAATTGGTATCTATTGAGCGTAATGAAGTCGTTATTGACCGTGAAACAGAAATCACGGAGGATAATATTGATATTATTCTTGAAAGTGGTGTATCTTCAATCTTGTTGCACAAGGACGAGGATGCAGCTAATAAGTTCTCTATTATCTTCAACACGCTTGCCAAGGATCCGAGCCACTCTGAAATAGAGGCCGTGAACTATATCTACCGTCAGCTCCGCAATGCTGATGCGGCTGATGATGCAAGTGCGCGTGAAGTGTTCCAGAACCTGTTCTTCTCAGATAAGCGTTACGACCTTGGCGAAGTAGGTCGTTACCGTATTAACAAGAAGTTAGGTCTTGACACGGATATGGATACGCGTGTCCTGACTAAGGATGATATAGTTGAGATTATCAAGTATCTCATTAATCTTATTAATTCAAACGCTACTGTCGATGATATCGACCACTTGTCAAACCGTCGTGTCCGTACAGTAGGCGAGCAGTTGGCAAATCAGTTCTCTATTGGTTTGGCTCGTATGAGCCGTACAATCCGTGAACGTATGAATGTACGCGACAATGAAGTGTTCCAGCCAACGGACTTGATTAATGCGAAGACTATTTCCAGCGTTATCAATTCATTCTTCGGCACAAATCCTCTGAGCCAGTTTATGGACCAGACAAACCCATTGGCGGAGGTTACGCATAAGCGTCGTCTTTCGGCTCTCGGTCCCGGTGGTCTTTCTCGTGAGCGTGCAGGTTTCGAGGTTCGCGACGTACACTATACGCACTATGGTCGTCTTTGTCCTATTGAGTCTCCTGAAGGTCCTAACATCGGTTTGATTTCTTCACTCTGTCTCTATGCAAAGATTAACGATCTCGGTTTTATTGTTACTCCGTACCGTAACGTTGCAGATTCCAAGGTTGATTTGGCAAACGAGAACGTTGTTTACCTCACGGCTGAAGAAGAAGAAGACAAGCTCATCGGACAGGGTAATGCTCCTTTGAATCCTGATGGAACGTTTATCCGTACATTCGTTAAGTGCCGTCAGGATGCAGACTATCCTGTGGTAGCTCCGGGCGAAGTGGATTTGATGGACGTTGCTCCTCAGCAGATTGCATCTGTCTCTGCCGGTTTGATTCCATTCTTGGAGCACGATGACGGACACCGTGCGCTGATGGGTTGTAATATGATGCGTCAGGCAGTTCCATTGCTTCATAATGATGCACCTATTGTAGGTACAGGTCTTGAAAAGCAGGTATGTGAGGATTCACGTACAATGATCACTGCCGAAGGAGATGGTGTTATTGAATATGTTGATGCAACAACAATCCGTATTCTGTATGACAGAACAGAAGATGAAGAATTTGTAAGTTTCGAGCCTGCATTGAAGGAGTACCGTATTCCTAAGTTCCGTCGCACAAACCAAAATATGGTTGTAGACCTTCGTCCAATTTGCGACAAGGGGCAGCGTGTTAAGGCGGGAGACATCCTGACCGAAGGTTACGCAACCGAGAATGGCGAATTGGCACTTGGTAGAAACCTTCTTGTGGCTTATATGCCTTGGAAGGGCTATAACTATGAAGATGCTGTCGTTCTTTCAGAGCGTATGGTTCGTGAAGACGTGCTTACTTCTGTTCACGTTGATGAATACTCACTCGAGGTTCGTGAAACAAAGCGTGGTGTTGAAGAATTTACAAACGATATTCCTAACGTAAGTGAAGAAGCTACAAAGGATCTTGATGAGAATGGTGTTATCCGTATCGGTGCTCGTGTAGAACCGGGCGATATTATGATTGGTAAGATTTCTCCAAAGGGAGAGAGCGACCCTTCACCGGAAGAGAAGTTGCTTCGTGCAATCTTCGGCGACAAGGCTGGCGATGTTAAGGATTCTTCTTTGAAGGCAAACCCATCATTGAGTGGTGTTGTTATTGATAAGAAGTTGTTTGCCCGTGCCATCAAGACACGTGAGAGCAAACGTCAGGACAAGGCGATTCTTCAGAAGATTGATGAGGAGCACGAAGCAAAAATCAATGATTTGAAGGATATTTTGGTAGATAAGCTCCTTTCTTTGACAGAAGATAAGGTATCGCAAGGTATTAAAGACTACTCAAATGCTGAAATCATTACCAAGGGCAGCAAGTTTACTGTTGCGGCTTTGAAGAACCTTGATTACGAAGGTATTCAGTCAAGTGGTTGGACTGAGAACGAACATACAAACTTCCTTATCCAACAGTTGATTATGAACTTCATCCGTAAGTACAAGCAGATGGATGCTGAATTGAAGCGTAAGAAGTTTGCTATTACCATCGGCGACGAACTTCCATCGGGCGTACTTCAGATGGCTAAGGTTTATATTGCCAAGAAGCGTAAGATTCAGGTCGGCGATAAGCTTGCCGGTCGTCACGGTAACAAAGGTATCGTTTCCAAGGTTGTTCGTACGGAGGATATGCCGTTCCTCGAGGATGGTCGTCCTGTCGATTTGGTATTGAACCCGTTGGGTGTGCCTTCACGTATGAACCTCGGTCAGATATTCGAGGCTATCCTCGGTGCTGCCGGACGTACTCTTGGTGTTAAGTTTGCTACACCTATCTTTGATGGTGCGAAACTCGACGACTTGAAGGAATGGACCGACAAGGCAGGCTTGCCACGCCTCTGCTCTACCTATATGTATGATGGCGAAACTGGTGAGAAGTTCGACCAGCCGGCTACCGTAGGTGTAACCTACTTCTTGAAGCTCGGTCACATGGTTGAAGACAAGATGCACGCACGTAGCATTGGTCCGTACTCTCTTATTACACAACAGCCACTTGGTGGTAAGGCACAGTTTGGTGGTCAGCGTTTCGGAGAAATGGAAGTCTGGGCTATCGAGGCATTCGGTGCTTCACACGTTCTTCAGGAAATCTTGACTATCAAGTCCGATGATGTTGTAGGCCGTTCTAAGGCATACGAGGCCATCGTGAAGGGCGAACCTATGCCGACACCGGGTATTCCAGAGTCGTTGAACGTATTACTTCACGAACTCCGTGGTCTTGGATTGAGCATCAAACTTGATTAA